In one window of Thermus neutrinimicus DNA:
- a CDS encoding ABC transporter substrate-binding protein has translation MRRTLAVLAGLLALAGVASAQTFVWPQKWTVAKPSEVKRGGTLRAAVISDYRTFNPFITAEAGNVPDIISGGRGLVTRDPTTGDWIPYMAESWTISPNKLEITFKIRRGMKWSDGKPITADDWIMTWRIHTDKAVGSNSYDSFFIDGKPITLRKIDDYTLRFIYPKTDAEAFAVASFEPWPAHIFGPVYQKDGAEGIKKMWTLNEKPENIVSGGPWLIESYRPGERLVLKRNPAFGEWNKDEAGNPLPYLDRYEIKIVKDTNAQLAEFLAGNIDLMAPSTVDHISQIRQAIQQGRLDATIKVNASPVASSQFMVFNWNKASDPFKQSLFRSDKFRRAMSHIVNRQAVIDIVYGGLGTPMYTSVYPVLTQWLNPKVPKYEYNPQQAAKLLAELGFTKKDREGYLVDSKGRRLEFNLSTNAGNAQREQIAKLIVDEAKKVGVKVNFTAIDFNTLVGQLLSSGPDRPFDAIIIGLSGGGLDWPFGSNVVPCKGNLHMWNKSGQCLDPRETQLDALYSRGRTELDFKKRVEIGYRMQEIEAQLLPVIYIAGPNYHPAWNNRLGGEHPDAIISSIWGQRELELTFIKK, from the coding sequence ATGAGAAGAACCTTGGCAGTTTTGGCGGGTCTTTTAGCCCTGGCAGGAGTGGCCAGCGCCCAGACCTTTGTCTGGCCGCAAAAGTGGACGGTGGCCAAGCCCTCCGAGGTCAAGCGGGGCGGAACCCTGCGGGCAGCGGTTATCTCCGACTACCGCACTTTTAACCCCTTTATCACCGCAGAGGCAGGGAACGTGCCGGACATCATCTCTGGGGGTAGGGGCCTGGTGACCCGGGACCCCACCACCGGGGATTGGATCCCTTACATGGCCGAGTCCTGGACCATTAGCCCCAACAAGCTGGAGATCACCTTCAAGATCCGCAGGGGCATGAAGTGGTCCGATGGCAAGCCCATCACCGCCGACGACTGGATCATGACCTGGCGCATCCACACGGACAAGGCGGTGGGGTCCAACAGCTACGACTCCTTCTTCATCGACGGCAAGCCCATCACCCTGCGCAAGATTGACGACTACACCCTCCGCTTCATCTACCCCAAGACGGATGCGGAAGCCTTTGCCGTGGCCAGCTTTGAGCCCTGGCCGGCCCATATCTTTGGGCCCGTCTACCAGAAGGATGGGGCAGAGGGCATCAAGAAGATGTGGACCCTGAACGAGAAGCCGGAAAACATCGTTTCCGGTGGGCCCTGGCTCATCGAAAGCTACCGCCCGGGCGAGCGCCTGGTCTTGAAGCGCAACCCGGCCTTCGGGGAGTGGAACAAGGATGAGGCGGGGAATCCCCTGCCCTATCTGGACCGGTACGAAATCAAGATCGTTAAGGATACCAACGCCCAGCTGGCGGAGTTCCTGGCGGGGAACATTGACCTCATGGCCCCCTCCACCGTGGACCACATCTCCCAAATACGCCAGGCCATCCAGCAGGGCCGCCTGGACGCCACCATCAAGGTGAACGCTTCCCCGGTGGCCAGCAGCCAGTTCATGGTCTTCAACTGGAACAAGGCCTCGGATCCCTTCAAGCAGAGCCTCTTCCGCTCCGACAAGTTCCGCCGGGCCATGAGCCACATCGTTAACCGCCAGGCGGTGATCGACATCGTCTATGGCGGCCTGGGCACCCCCATGTACACCAGCGTCTACCCCGTGCTCACCCAGTGGCTGAACCCCAAGGTGCCCAAGTACGAGTACAACCCGCAACAGGCGGCCAAACTTCTAGCGGAGCTGGGCTTCACCAAGAAGGACAGGGAAGGCTACCTGGTGGACTCCAAGGGCCGGAGGCTGGAGTTCAACCTCTCCACCAACGCGGGCAACGCCCAGCGGGAGCAGATCGCCAAGCTCATCGTGGACGAGGCCAAGAAGGTGGGGGTGAAGGTGAACTTCACCGCCATCGACTTCAACACCCTGGTGGGCCAGCTCCTTTCCTCTGGCCCTGACCGGCCCTTTGACGCCATCATCATTGGCCTCTCCGGAGGCGGTCTGGACTGGCCCTTTGGTTCCAACGTGGTGCCCTGCAAGGGCAACCTGCACATGTGGAACAAGTCGGGCCAGTGCCTGGACCCCAGGGAAACCCAGCTGGATGCCCTGTACTCGCGTGGTCGCACCGAGCTTGACTTCAAGAAGCGGGTGGAGATCGGCTACCGCATGCAGGAGATCGAAGCCCAGCTTCTTCCCGTCATCTACATCGCCGGGCCCAACTACCACCCTGCCTGGAACAACCGCCTGGGTGGGGAGCACCCCGACGCCATCATCAGCAGCATCTGGGGCCAGCGGGAACTGGAGCTGACCTTCATCAAGAAATGA
- a CDS encoding ABC transporter permease, which translates to MTAYILRRILYLIPTFFGATFLAFLIIQLAPGDYLTQLELDPKVTPETIARLRAQFGLDRPIHEQYLLWMHHLLHLNLGYSFAYQAPVLDVIWPRVVNSMVIVVPSTLLLFLVAIPVGVYGALRQYSLRDRVISFLAYIGLAIPNFFLALIFMYLILQVYFRTGVMVFPVSGMTGSGFEQFDPWKKILDIAWHAVIPIIVVTTSDIAGFSRVMRGQMLEVLSQDYIRTARAKGLAERVVVYKHALRNAVIPFVANIGGILPGLISGAGLVEVVMAWPGITPLLLDSLQQQDLYMVAGFLTIGLVLLMVGNLLSDLLLTWVDPRIRYE; encoded by the coding sequence ATGACCGCATACATCCTTCGCCGCATCCTTTACCTGATCCCCACCTTCTTCGGGGCTACCTTCCTGGCCTTCCTCATCATCCAGCTGGCCCCTGGGGACTACCTGACCCAGCTGGAGCTGGACCCCAAGGTAACCCCGGAGACCATCGCCCGCCTTAGGGCCCAGTTCGGCCTGGACCGGCCCATTCATGAGCAGTACCTCCTTTGGATGCACCACCTTTTGCACCTCAATCTGGGCTATTCCTTTGCCTACCAGGCCCCGGTGCTGGACGTCATCTGGCCCCGGGTGGTCAACTCCATGGTCATCGTGGTGCCGTCCACCCTGCTCCTTTTCCTAGTGGCCATTCCCGTGGGAGTTTACGGCGCTTTGCGCCAGTACTCCTTACGGGATCGGGTGATTTCCTTTTTGGCCTACATCGGCTTAGCCATCCCTAACTTTTTTCTGGCCCTTATCTTCATGTACCTGATCCTTCAGGTTTACTTCCGCACGGGGGTGATGGTTTTCCCGGTGTCGGGTATGACCGGCAGCGGTTTTGAGCAGTTTGACCCCTGGAAAAAGATCCTGGACATCGCCTGGCATGCGGTGATCCCCATCATTGTGGTGACCACCAGTGACATCGCGGGTTTTTCCCGGGTAATGCGAGGGCAGATGCTGGAGGTTCTCTCCCAGGATTACATCCGCACCGCCCGGGCCAAGGGTTTGGCGGAGCGGGTAGTGGTCTACAAGCATGCCCTTAGGAACGCCGTCATTCCCTTCGTGGCCAACATAGGCGGCATTTTGCCCGGGCTGATCTCGGGGGCGGGGTTGGTGGAAGTGGTTATGGCTTGGCCTGGGATCACTCCGCTGCTTCTGGATTCCTTACAGCAACAAGACCTTTACATGGTAGCCGGCTTCCTCACCATAGGTTTAGTCCTCCTGATGGTGGGTAACCTGCTTTCCGACCTCCTCTTGACTTGGGTGGACCCCAGGATTCGCTACGAGTAG
- a CDS encoding ABC transporter permease codes for MRASAVKTHQSQSLTQVALRQFRKHPLAVWGLRILLVLYTFALFAGFFTPYDPNYYELYPPKGHHPPTRIHFVDPETGRLSRPFVYATKRSIDPVSLQPRYEEDPSQGKFYLRFFVRTPEQPYTILRVFRSDLRLFGVDPPGRIFLMGTDNFGRDLYSRLVYGGQVSLTIGILSALVSFVLGLVLGGIAGYFSGRPFALSLPLREWRGWGFFWGPFSWAIWGGLAFGALYLAWTYYTLTGLGVLQVLAALAALWFAFFLARTLPFRPLFLDPDNLIMRLVEIIAAIPTLFLLISLRAVFPTNVDPLFTFYLVVGLLGFIGWGGLARVVRGIVLSVREMDYVQAARALGASDARIIARHVLPATASYIIVSLSLTIPGFILGESGLSFLGLGVTEPYTSWGLLLQAAQQGGFASFVDRPWVLWPGFFIFVSIMAWNFVGDGLRDAFDPRRRR; via the coding sequence ATGCGGGCATCTGCTGTCAAAACCCACCAGTCGCAAAGCCTCACCCAGGTGGCCCTGCGCCAGTTCCGCAAGCACCCCCTGGCGGTTTGGGGCCTCAGGATCCTTCTGGTGCTTTACACCTTTGCCCTTTTTGCTGGTTTCTTCACCCCCTACGATCCCAACTATTACGAGCTCTACCCACCAAAGGGCCACCACCCACCCACTCGGATCCATTTTGTGGATCCGGAAACGGGGCGGCTTAGCCGACCCTTTGTCTATGCCACCAAGCGGAGCATTGATCCCGTTTCCTTGCAGCCGCGCTACGAGGAGGATCCCTCCCAGGGTAAGTTCTACCTGCGATTCTTCGTTCGCACCCCTGAGCAACCCTACACCATTCTCAGGGTATTCCGCTCCGATTTGCGCCTTTTCGGGGTGGATCCCCCGGGCCGCATCTTCCTGATGGGTACGGATAACTTTGGCCGCGACCTCTACAGCCGCCTGGTGTATGGGGGGCAGGTTTCCCTTACCATTGGGATCCTTTCAGCCCTGGTTTCCTTCGTCCTGGGGCTGGTGCTGGGGGGGATCGCCGGGTATTTCTCTGGCCGGCCCTTTGCCCTCTCCTTGCCCCTTCGGGAATGGCGGGGGTGGGGCTTCTTTTGGGGGCCTTTCTCCTGGGCCATCTGGGGCGGGCTGGCCTTTGGCGCCTTGTATCTGGCTTGGACTTACTACACCCTTACCGGCCTTGGGGTTCTCCAGGTTCTGGCAGCGCTTGCCGCCTTATGGTTTGCCTTTTTCCTTGCCCGGACCCTGCCTTTCCGCCCCCTTTTCCTAGACCCGGACAACCTCATCATGCGCCTGGTGGAAATCATCGCCGCCATTCCCACCCTTTTCCTCCTTATTTCCTTACGGGCGGTGTTTCCCACTAACGTTGACCCCCTTTTCACCTTTTACCTGGTGGTGGGGCTTTTGGGGTTCATCGGCTGGGGGGGATTGGCCCGGGTGGTGCGAGGGATCGTCCTCTCCGTGCGGGAGATGGACTACGTGCAGGCGGCCAGGGCCTTGGGGGCCTCGGATGCCCGGATTATCGCTCGGCACGTGCTACCCGCCACCGCCAGCTACATCATTGTGAGCCTCTCGTTGACCATCCCCGGCTTCATCCTGGGGGAAAGCGGGCTTTCCTTCTTGGGGCTTGGGGTCACGGAGCCCTACACCAGCTGGGGGCTTCTCCTGCAAGCGGCCCAGCAGGGCGGTTTTGCTAGCTTTGTGGACCGTCCCTGGGTGCTTTGGCCGGGGTTTTTCATCTTCGTATCCATCATGGCCTGGAACTTTGTGGGGGATGGCTTGCGGGATGCCTTTGACCCCAGGCGGAGGCGGTAG
- a CDS encoding ABC transporter ATP-binding protein — MDEKRLLEVRDLKVHFFTDDGVVKAVDGVSFHVDKGETLAVVGESGSGKSVTALSIMRLIPTPPGRIVGGEILFRGKDGELRDLTKLSEVEMRRIRGNDIAMIFQEPMTSLNPVYTVGDQIAEAIMLHQGKSRKEAMELAAHMLDLVGIPEPKKRLANYPHQMSGGMRQRVMIAMALSCNPSLLIADEPTTALDVTIQAQILELMKKLQEEIGMSILFITHNLGVVAEMADRVVVMYAGRAVEEADVVPLFKEPLHPYTRGLLRSVPRLDLAAERRERLEAIPGNVPNPLYLPPGCAFHPRCKHYVEGLCDREVPPLEGTGDGRQVRCVRWREIREVRA, encoded by the coding sequence ATGGACGAAAAGCGGCTACTGGAGGTGAGAGACCTTAAAGTCCACTTCTTCACCGATGACGGGGTGGTGAAGGCGGTGGACGGGGTTTCCTTCCATGTGGACAAAGGGGAAACCCTGGCGGTGGTGGGGGAGTCGGGCTCCGGGAAGAGCGTCACGGCCCTCTCCATCATGCGGCTCATTCCCACGCCTCCGGGAAGGATCGTGGGGGGGGAGATCCTCTTCCGCGGCAAGGACGGGGAGCTTAGGGACCTCACTAAGCTCTCCGAGGTAGAGATGCGGAGGATCCGGGGCAACGACATCGCCATGATCTTCCAGGAACCCATGACCTCCTTAAACCCCGTGTACACGGTGGGGGACCAGATCGCCGAGGCCATCATGCTCCACCAGGGGAAAAGCCGTAAGGAGGCCATGGAGCTGGCGGCCCACATGCTGGACCTGGTGGGGATTCCCGAGCCCAAGAAGCGGCTTGCCAACTACCCCCACCAGATGTCCGGGGGGATGCGGCAACGGGTGATGATCGCCATGGCCCTTTCCTGCAATCCTTCCCTCCTCATCGCGGACGAGCCCACCACGGCCTTGGACGTGACCATCCAGGCCCAGATCCTGGAGCTTATGAAGAAGCTTCAGGAGGAGATCGGCATGAGCATCCTCTTCATCACCCACAACCTGGGGGTGGTGGCGGAGATGGCGGACCGGGTGGTGGTGATGTACGCGGGGCGGGCGGTGGAGGAGGCGGATGTGGTACCTCTTTTCAAGGAGCCCCTGCACCCCTACACCCGGGGGCTTTTGCGCTCCGTGCCCCGGCTGGACCTGGCGGCGGAGCGGAGGGAGCGCCTCGAGGCCATCCCCGGCAATGTGCCCAACCCCTTGTACCTGCCCCCGGGTTGCGCCTTCCACCCCCGGTGCAAGCACTACGTGGAAGGCCTCTGCGACCGGGAGGTGCCTCCCTTGGAGGGCACGGGTGACGGTCGCCAGGTGCGGTGCGTGCGCTGGCGGGAGATCCGGGAGGTGCGGGCATGA
- a CDS encoding ABC transporter ATP-binding protein has translation MNGNHVLLEIRDLKKHFPIRGGILSRVVGSVKAVDGVSFAIRKGEVLGLVGESGSGKTTVGRTLLRLIEPTGGRILFDGQDITDLPKDKLRPYRRRMQIIFQDPFSSLNPRMTVGDIIAEPLIIHGIGKTPQERTERVAELLKLVGLSPDHMRRYPHEFSGGQRQRIGIARALAVAPDFIVADEPVSALDVSIQAQVVNLLQDLKEELGLTLLFIAHDLAVVEYISDRVAVMYLGKVMEIASSRELYRNPKHPYTEALLSAVPIPDPTVKRERIVLQGDIPSPINPPSGCVFRTRCRYALPECAEVVPELKEVAPGHYKACIRDDIL, from the coding sequence ATGAACGGCAACCACGTCCTCCTGGAAATCCGGGACCTGAAGAAGCACTTTCCCATCCGCGGCGGGATCCTCTCTCGGGTGGTGGGAAGCGTCAAGGCGGTGGATGGGGTTTCCTTCGCCATCCGCAAGGGTGAGGTCCTGGGCCTGGTGGGGGAGTCGGGAAGCGGCAAGACCACGGTGGGCCGGACCCTGCTCCGCCTCATCGAGCCCACGGGGGGGCGCATCCTCTTCGATGGGCAGGACATCACGGACCTGCCCAAGGACAAGCTCCGCCCTTACCGCCGCCGCATGCAGATCATCTTCCAGGACCCCTTTAGCTCCTTGAACCCCCGCATGACCGTGGGGGACATCATCGCCGAGCCCCTCATCATCCACGGGATCGGCAAGACGCCCCAGGAGCGCACGGAGAGGGTGGCGGAGCTCCTTAAGCTGGTGGGGCTTTCCCCAGACCACATGCGCCGCTACCCCCATGAGTTCTCGGGTGGCCAGAGGCAGAGGATCGGCATCGCCCGCGCCCTGGCGGTGGCCCCGGACTTCATCGTGGCCGATGAGCCGGTTTCCGCTTTGGATGTCTCCATTCAGGCCCAGGTGGTGAACCTCCTCCAGGACCTTAAGGAGGAGTTGGGCCTAACCCTTCTCTTCATCGCCCATGACCTGGCGGTGGTGGAGTACATCTCCGACCGGGTGGCGGTGATGTACCTGGGGAAGGTGATGGAGATCGCTTCCTCCCGGGAGCTCTACCGCAATCCCAAGCACCCCTACACCGAGGCTCTGCTCTCGGCGGTGCCCATCCCCGACCCCACGGTGAAGCGGGAGAGGATCGTCCTCCAGGGGGATATCCCCTCGCCCATCAATCCGCCTTCCGGATGCGTGTTCCGCACCCGTTGCCGCTACGCCCTCCCCGAGTGCGCGGAGGTGGTGCCGGAGCTTAAGGAGGTGGCCCCCGGCCACTACAAGGCCTGCATCCGGGACGACATCCTGTAG
- a CDS encoding CBS and ACT domain-containing protein, which yields MLIQDVMRFPVVTVEPGVTLEEAYRLLLERGIRHLPVMEEGRLVGIITDRDIRLATSHLNPRGPCPGCTRVAEVMTQEVVTAHPLDPVEEAARVMRERKIGSLPVLEDGALVGIVTGIDLLDALLKLTGVTEPSGRLEVRLPDRVGELARLTGFLAGRGINIHSLLSYPEDKEVVRAVVRVNTLETHLLAEGLRQEGFEVLWPPKKPW from the coding sequence ATGTTGATCCAGGATGTGATGCGCTTCCCGGTGGTGACGGTGGAGCCCGGGGTGACCCTCGAGGAGGCCTACCGCCTCCTTTTGGAGAGGGGCATCCGCCACCTGCCGGTGATGGAGGAGGGAAGGCTGGTGGGGATCATCACCGACCGGGATATCCGCCTGGCCACCAGCCACCTAAATCCCAGGGGGCCCTGCCCCGGGTGCACCCGTGTGGCGGAGGTGATGACCCAGGAGGTGGTCACCGCTCATCCCCTGGACCCCGTGGAGGAGGCGGCCCGGGTGATGCGGGAAAGGAAGATCGGTTCCCTGCCCGTGCTGGAGGATGGGGCTTTGGTGGGGATCGTCACGGGGATTGACCTTTTGGACGCACTCCTTAAGCTCACCGGGGTTACGGAGCCCTCGGGCCGCCTCGAGGTCCGCCTCCCCGACCGGGTGGGGGAGCTTGCCCGGCTCACGGGGTTTCTGGCGGGGCGGGGGATCAACATCCACTCCCTGCTTTCCTACCCCGAGGACAAGGAGGTGGTGCGGGCGGTGGTGCGGGTGAATACCCTGGAGACCCACCTTCTTGCGGAGGGGCTACGCCAAGAGGGGTTTGAGGTGCTCTGGCCCCCCAAGAAACCATGGTGA
- a CDS encoding acetoin utilization protein AcuC → MVIYRDEYRLYNFGPGHPFSPVRLEMLTSLLQALGVWKEPLAPREATREEVLSVHSERLVRRVEAASRGERVPDLEHYGLGTGDTPVFPGMDRAARILVGGTLEGARRILAGEKRVLQLGGGLHHAQYDRSSGFCVYNDLSVAIRHLTRAGLRVAYLDIDVHHGDGVQWIHYEEEEVLTLSLHESGRYLFPGTGHVHEIGRGEGVGRKLNLPLEPFTEDESYLEAFEALVPWALGAFRPDVLVVQAGADAHFLDPLADLLLTTRAYARIFPLILDYAEAYAGGRVLFTLGGGYSLDATVRVWALLYHVFHGLPLPERLPEGWLREWEGRLGQPLTPTLHDPHAPYPEIPRRQEIEKRNRLTLERLMELLRSHLVH, encoded by the coding sequence ATGGTGATCTATCGGGACGAGTACCGCCTGTACAACTTTGGACCGGGCCACCCCTTCAGCCCCGTGCGCCTGGAGATGCTCACCTCCCTTCTCCAAGCCTTGGGGGTGTGGAAGGAACCCTTGGCCCCCAGGGAGGCCACCCGGGAGGAGGTGCTTTCCGTGCATTCCGAGCGCTTGGTGAGGCGGGTGGAGGCGGCAAGCCGGGGGGAGAGGGTGCCCGATTTGGAGCACTATGGCCTGGGCACCGGGGATACCCCGGTCTTTCCCGGCATGGACCGGGCGGCGAGGATCCTGGTGGGGGGTACCCTGGAGGGAGCCCGGCGGATCCTGGCTGGGGAGAAGCGGGTGCTCCAGCTGGGCGGGGGCCTACATCACGCCCAGTACGACCGCTCCAGCGGCTTTTGCGTGTACAACGACCTTTCCGTGGCCATCCGCCACCTGACCCGCGCCGGGCTTCGCGTGGCCTACTTGGATATAGACGTCCACCACGGGGATGGGGTGCAGTGGATCCACTACGAGGAAGAGGAGGTCCTGACCCTGAGCCTTCACGAGTCGGGGCGTTACCTTTTCCCGGGAACGGGGCACGTGCACGAGATCGGGCGGGGAGAGGGGGTGGGGAGGAAGCTCAACCTGCCCCTGGAGCCCTTCACCGAGGACGAAAGCTACCTGGAGGCCTTTGAGGCCCTGGTGCCCTGGGCCCTTGGGGCCTTCCGCCCGGATGTGCTGGTGGTGCAGGCGGGGGCCGATGCCCATTTCTTGGATCCCCTGGCCGACCTTCTCCTGACCACTCGGGCTTATGCCCGCATCTTCCCCCTCATCCTGGACTACGCCGAGGCCTATGCGGGAGGGAGGGTGCTCTTCACCCTGGGGGGTGGGTATAGCCTGGACGCCACCGTGCGGGTTTGGGCCCTCCTCTACCACGTCTTCCATGGCCTTCCCCTTCCCGAGCGCCTGCCGGAGGGGTGGTTGCGGGAATGGGAGGGGAGGCTTGGCCAACCCCTAACCCCTACCCTCCACGATCCCCATGCGCCTTACCCGGAGATTCCCCGAAGGCAGGAGATAGAGAAGCGGAACCGCCTCACCCTGGAAAGGCTCATGGAGCTTTTGCGCTCCCACCTGGTACACTAG
- a CDS encoding MoaD/ThiS family protein yields MKLVLRLPERKEVEVKGDRPLREILLELGLNPETVVVIRGEELLTLDERVGEGETLEVLSAISGGWGESGHGV; encoded by the coding sequence ATGAAGCTGGTGTTGCGCCTTCCCGAGCGCAAGGAGGTGGAGGTAAAGGGGGATAGGCCCCTGAGGGAGATCCTCCTGGAGCTGGGCTTGAATCCGGAGACGGTGGTGGTGATCCGGGGAGAGGAGCTCCTTACCCTGGACGAGAGGGTGGGGGAAGGGGAGACCCTCGAGGTCCTCTCCGCCATCTCCGGGGGGTGGGGGGAAAGCGGTCATGGTGTGTAA
- the ttuA gene encoding tRNA-5-methyluridine(54) 2-sulfurtransferase: MVCKVCGGKAQVELRGRGFSLCKEHYLEWFVKETQRAIRRHGMLRPGERVLVAVSGGKDSLALWDVLWRLGYEAVGLHLQLGIGAYSERSLEVTRSFAQDRGLELWVVDLRQAYGFGVPELAELSGRVACSACGLSKRYIINQVAVEGGFRVVATGHNLDDEAAVLFGNLLNPQEDALVRQGPVLPEKPGLAARVKPFFRFSEREVLSYTLLRGIRYLHEECPNAKGAKSLLYKEALNLVEREMPGAKLRFLEGFLERIQPRLQAAEEVQLQECERCGYPTTGTVCSFCRMWDAVYRRAKKRRLLPEEAEFHPVVPAVRQG, encoded by the coding sequence ATGGTGTGTAAGGTTTGCGGTGGGAAGGCCCAGGTGGAGCTTCGGGGCAGGGGCTTTTCCCTGTGCAAGGAGCATTACCTGGAGTGGTTTGTGAAGGAGACCCAGCGCGCCATCCGCCGCCATGGGATGCTCCGGCCGGGGGAGCGGGTCTTGGTGGCGGTTTCCGGGGGCAAGGACTCCCTGGCCCTTTGGGATGTGCTTTGGCGGCTGGGTTATGAGGCGGTGGGGCTCCACCTGCAGTTGGGGATCGGAGCCTACTCGGAAAGGAGCCTTGAGGTTACGCGAAGCTTTGCCCAGGACCGGGGCCTCGAGCTTTGGGTGGTGGACCTGCGCCAGGCCTATGGCTTTGGGGTGCCGGAGCTGGCCGAGCTTTCGGGGCGCGTGGCCTGTTCCGCCTGCGGCCTTTCCAAGCGGTACATCATCAACCAGGTGGCGGTGGAGGGGGGCTTTAGGGTGGTGGCCACCGGCCACAACCTGGACGACGAGGCGGCGGTCCTCTTCGGCAACCTCCTAAACCCCCAGGAGGACGCCTTGGTCCGCCAGGGGCCGGTCCTTCCCGAAAAGCCGGGTCTGGCCGCCCGGGTCAAGCCCTTCTTCCGGTTTAGCGAGCGGGAGGTCCTCTCCTACACCCTCCTGAGGGGGATCCGCTACCTGCACGAGGAGTGCCCCAACGCCAAGGGAGCCAAGAGCCTCCTTTACAAGGAGGCCCTGAACCTCGTGGAGCGGGAGATGCCCGGGGCTAAGCTGCGTTTCCTGGAAGGATTTTTGGAGAGGATCCAGCCCCGCCTGCAGGCGGCCGAGGAGGTGCAGTTGCAGGAGTGCGAGCGCTGCGGCTACCCCACCACGGGGACGGTCTGCTCCTTCTGCCGCATGTGGGATGCCGTGTACCGCCGGGCCAAGAAGCGCCGCCTTCTCCCGGAGGAAGCCGAGTTCCATCCCGTGGTGCCGGCGGTGCGCCAGGGATAA
- a CDS encoding ATP cone domain-containing protein has translation MAEVFVRLRRGRWPLSKGLLVEALLPLGVPLEAAQAVAHTVEERLKAEGQLSVSPRLLRRVFLEEVARAMGGEVAKRLSGQTLPFEEILVLEGKRRRPFSKGLLARSLEEAGFSLREAHDLAKEVEGHLRREGVRQISARRLEEVVAQVVGRALGKGARRRYLQRQAFAGELFVEEESGEPRMPFSKGILAQSLMGIGFSPERAYRLAREMEKALRQEGRRVIRRNELRERVHQALLKEAGEEVARRYLLLRSLRRSARPVHILIGGVTGVGKSVLASALAYRLGITHIVPSDAVREVFRASLSQDLLPTLHLSTFEAWKALLQDLSGEESHEERVMRGFLDQVARVAVGLRAIQVRSALEGTSIVLEGVHVVPRYLDHPYRDRVLTVPMLVVLQDERLHRDRFLLRDRETAHARPQEKYLTHFSEIRLIQDHLLRWAKEEGVPVIPGEDLDEAVEKALEVLVAYLEAHGSQEVARA, from the coding sequence GTGGCTGAGGTTTTCGTGCGCCTAAGGCGAGGCCGGTGGCCTCTTTCCAAAGGGCTTTTGGTGGAGGCTCTTTTGCCCCTGGGGGTGCCCCTCGAGGCCGCCCAGGCCGTGGCCCACACCGTGGAGGAGCGCCTGAAGGCGGAAGGGCAGCTTTCCGTGTCCCCTAGGCTCCTGCGCAGGGTCTTCCTGGAGGAGGTGGCCCGGGCCATGGGGGGAGAGGTGGCAAAGAGGCTTTCCGGGCAGACCCTTCCCTTTGAGGAGATCCTGGTGCTCGAGGGGAAAAGGCGCCGCCCCTTCTCCAAAGGGCTCTTGGCCAGGAGCCTCGAGGAGGCGGGTTTTTCCCTAAGGGAAGCCCATGACCTGGCCAAGGAGGTGGAGGGGCATCTCAGGCGGGAAGGGGTGAGGCAGATCTCGGCCCGCCGCCTGGAGGAGGTGGTGGCCCAGGTGGTGGGCCGGGCCCTGGGCAAGGGGGCCCGGAGGCGCTATCTCCAGCGCCAGGCCTTCGCTGGGGAGCTTTTCGTGGAGGAGGAAAGCGGCGAGCCCCGCATGCCCTTCTCCAAGGGTATCCTGGCCCAGTCCCTGATGGGTATCGGCTTCTCCCCCGAGCGGGCGTACCGGCTGGCCCGGGAGATGGAAAAGGCCCTGCGCCAGGAGGGGCGCAGGGTAATCCGGCGGAATGAGCTTCGGGAAAGGGTGCACCAGGCCCTTCTCAAGGAGGCGGGGGAGGAGGTGGCCAGGCGGTACCTGCTCCTTAGGAGCCTGAGGCGAAGCGCTCGCCCGGTGCACATCCTCATCGGCGGGGTGACCGGGGTGGGGAAGAGCGTGCTGGCCTCGGCCCTGGCCTACCGTTTGGGCATCACCCATATCGTCCCCTCCGATGCCGTGCGGGAGGTGTTCCGGGCCTCCCTTTCCCAGGACCTCCTTCCCACCCTGCACCTTTCCACCTTTGAGGCCTGGAAGGCCCTTTTGCAAGACCTGAGCGGGGAGGAAAGCCACGAGGAGCGGGTGATGCGGGGCTTTCTGGACCAGGTGGCCCGGGTGGCGGTGGGCCTTAGGGCCATTCAGGTGAGGAGCGCCCTCGAGGGCACCTCCATCGTGCTGGAAGGGGTTCATGTGGTTCCCCGCTACCTGGACCATCCCTACCGGGACAGGGTGCTCACGGTTCCCATGCTGGTGGTGCTTCAGGACGAAAGGCTGCACCGGGACCGCTTTCTTCTTAGGGACCGGGAAACGGCCCATGCCCGGCCGCAGGAGAAGTACCTCACCCATTTCTCCGAGATCCGCCTTATCCAGGACCACCTCCTCCGTTGGGCAAAGGAGGAAGGGGTTCCCGTCATCCCGGGCGAGGACCTGGATGAGGCGGTGGAGAAGGCCTTGGAGGTCTTGGTGGCCTACCTGGAGGCCCATGGCTCCCAGGAGGTGGCCCGTGCTTGA